Proteins from one Ramlibacter sp. PS4R-6 genomic window:
- a CDS encoding alpha/beta fold hydrolase: protein MSDVLPPAADRPTVVLLHSSASSPRQWTDLVEMLRRDFRVLAVEFHGHGLRPDWPHQRRMTLADDAALAVPLLELTGGAHVIGHSYGGAVALKLACMHPRLVHGVVAYEPVLFRILADDAAHPEHMLVVQRVAAGMRERVEAGHPGHAARLFVDFWSGAGTWNAMPAKQQQVVELRMPSVVRHFDALFGEPFARDALAHMAMPMLFLSGSRTTNVARRIAQLLRATLPLAEHEEMPGLGHMGPITHAHHVNERIRQFLKPHSRFARTAVLPGRALSPNC, encoded by the coding sequence ATGAGCGACGTGCTGCCGCCCGCCGCCGACCGGCCGACGGTCGTGCTGCTGCATTCCAGCGCGAGTTCGCCCCGCCAGTGGACGGACCTCGTGGAGATGCTGCGGCGCGACTTCCGCGTGCTGGCGGTCGAGTTCCACGGCCACGGCCTGCGCCCGGACTGGCCGCACCAGCGCCGCATGACGCTGGCGGACGACGCCGCGCTGGCCGTGCCGCTGCTGGAGCTGACGGGCGGTGCGCACGTGATCGGCCACTCGTACGGCGGCGCCGTGGCGCTCAAGCTCGCTTGCATGCACCCGCGCCTGGTGCACGGGGTCGTCGCGTACGAGCCGGTGCTGTTCCGCATACTGGCCGACGACGCGGCCCACCCCGAGCACATGCTCGTGGTGCAGCGCGTCGCCGCCGGCATGCGCGAGCGCGTCGAGGCCGGCCACCCCGGCCACGCCGCGCGCCTGTTCGTCGACTTCTGGTCCGGCGCCGGCACGTGGAACGCGATGCCGGCCAAGCAGCAGCAGGTCGTCGAGCTGCGCATGCCCAGCGTCGTGCGCCATTTCGACGCGCTGTTCGGCGAGCCCTTCGCGCGTGATGCGCTCGCGCACATGGCGATGCCGATGCTGTTCCTCTCGGGCAGCCGCACGACCAACGTCGCGCGGCGCATCGCGCAGCTGCTGCGCGCGACGCTGCCGCTGGCCGAGCACGAGGAGATGCCTGGCCTGGGCCACATGGGCCCGATCACGCACGCGCACCACGTCAACGAGCGCATCCGCCAGTTCCTGAAACCCCACTCGCGTTTCGCGCGCACCGCGGTGCTGCCGGGGCGCGCCCTTTCCCCCAACTGTTGA
- a CDS encoding DUF3455 domain-containing protein has product MKSFVIAASTALALGACAESRQVLQPSSAERVSLTLNAAGVQVYQCRQSRDNPVQHEWGFVGPEADLYDSAGQRAGRHYGGPTWEALDGSKVMAQVAGRAPAKSPDSIPWLLLKARPAAPQGTFGNVTSIQRLETVGGSAPAQACSTQNAGETVRVPYAAQYVFFTR; this is encoded by the coding sequence ATGAAATCGTTCGTCATCGCGGCCTCCACCGCACTCGCCCTCGGCGCCTGCGCCGAGTCGCGCCAGGTCCTGCAGCCCAGCTCGGCGGAGCGCGTGTCGCTCACGCTCAACGCCGCGGGCGTGCAGGTGTACCAGTGCCGCCAGTCGCGCGACAACCCCGTGCAGCATGAATGGGGCTTCGTCGGGCCCGAGGCCGATCTCTACGACAGCGCCGGCCAGCGCGCCGGCCGCCACTACGGCGGCCCGACCTGGGAAGCGCTGGATGGCAGCAAGGTGATGGCGCAGGTCGCGGGCCGCGCGCCGGCGAAGTCGCCCGATTCGATCCCGTGGCTGCTGCTGAAGGCGCGGCCGGCGGCGCCGCAAGGCACCTTCGGCAACGTCACCAGCATCCAGCGGCTGGAGACGGTCGGCGGGTCGGCGCCGGCCCAGGCGTGCTCGACGCAGAACGCCGGCGAGACCGTGCGCGTGCCCTACGCCGCGCAGTACGTGTTCTTCACGCGCTGA
- a CDS encoding class I SAM-dependent methyltransferase yields MTTTTTTAPGTDFGAIKQKQQATWASGDFAVIGTTLQIVGETLAEAADVRAGERVLDVAAGNGNATLAAARRFAQVTSTDYVPELLKKGAARAAAEGLEVTFRTADAEQLPFEDSSFDVALSTYGVMFAPDAPRCAAELLRVVRRGGRIGLASWTPQGFLGDLFKVVGSFVPPPAGLKSPMQWGDEARIEELFGGEGTIRMARRIFNFRYQSAEHWVQVFRDYYGPTHKAFAALDEAGKAKMHRALIELLEKNNVGGPSSLVVPAEYLEVVVTVD; encoded by the coding sequence ATGACCACCACCACCACCACGGCCCCCGGCACCGATTTCGGCGCCATCAAGCAGAAGCAGCAGGCCACCTGGGCCAGCGGCGACTTCGCCGTCATCGGCACGACGCTGCAGATCGTCGGCGAGACGCTGGCCGAAGCCGCCGACGTGCGCGCCGGCGAGCGCGTGCTCGACGTCGCGGCCGGCAACGGCAACGCCACGCTGGCCGCCGCGCGCCGCTTCGCGCAAGTCACGTCCACCGACTACGTGCCTGAGCTGCTGAAGAAGGGCGCCGCGCGCGCCGCCGCCGAAGGCCTGGAAGTCACCTTCCGCACCGCCGACGCCGAGCAATTGCCCTTCGAGGACTCGAGCTTCGACGTGGCGCTGTCCACCTACGGCGTGATGTTCGCACCCGACGCGCCGCGCTGCGCCGCGGAGCTCCTGCGCGTCGTGCGCCGCGGCGGCCGCATCGGCCTGGCCAGCTGGACGCCGCAAGGCTTCCTGGGCGACCTGTTCAAGGTGGTGGGCTCCTTCGTGCCCCCGCCCGCGGGCCTGAAGTCGCCGATGCAATGGGGCGACGAGGCGCGCATCGAGGAGCTGTTCGGCGGCGAAGGCACGATCCGCATGGCGCGGCGCATCTTCAACTTCCGCTACCAGTCCGCCGAGCACTGGGTGCAAGTGTTCCGCGACTACTACGGCCCGACGCACAAGGCATTCGCGGCCCTGGACGAGGCCGGCAAGGCCAAGATGCACCGCGCGCTCATCGAGCTGCTCGAGAAGAACAACGTCGGCGGCCCCTCGTCGCTGGTGGTGCCGGCCGAGTACCTCGAAGTCGTCGTCACCGTGGATTGA